A stretch of Triticum aestivum cultivar Chinese Spring chromosome 1D, IWGSC CS RefSeq v2.1, whole genome shotgun sequence DNA encodes these proteins:
- the LOC123180128 gene encoding annexin A7, with translation MGGGNDGHGYPPGGQGGYPPQGYPPQQGGYPPQQGYPPAPGAYPPAPGAYPPAPGAYPPAPGAGGSDGEKGLLSNIMHGVAGAHGGGHGYPSGGHGYPPQQHGYPQQGYPPQHGYPPQQHGYPPQQHGYPPAGYPGSSGHSGSHGGGGMGMGGMLAGGAAAAAAAYGAHKISHGGHGGGGHMMGGMMGGHGGYGGGYGHHGGKFKHGKHGHGKFKHGKHGKHGMFGGGGKFKKWK, from the exons ATGGGAGGAGGCAACGACGGTCATGGGTACCCACCCGGTGGCCAGGGGGGATACCCTCCGCAAGGGTACCCGCCGCAGCAGGGAGGTTACCCTCCACAGCAAGGATACCCGCCTGCACCTGGAGCTTACCCACCTGCACCTGGGGCATACCCTCCTGCACCTGGGGCATACCCTCCTGCGCCCGGAGCGGGTGGCAGTGACGGGGAGAAGGGGCTCCTCTCCAACATCATGCACGGTGTTGCCGGTGCTCATGGTGGTGGCCATGGCTACCCATCTGGTGGCCACGGGTACCCCCCGCAGCAGCATGGATACCCTCAGCAAGGCTACCCTCCTCAGCATGGCTACCCACCGCAACAGCATGGCTACCCTCCACAGCAGCATGGCTATCCCCCTGCTGGCTACCCTGGCTCATCTG gtcacaGTGGTAGCCATGGAGGAGGAGGCATGGGCATGGGCGGCATGCTAGCTGGAGGcgcagcagctgctgccgccgcttACGGAGCACACAAGATTTCTCACGGCGGCCACGGTGGAGGTGGACACATGATGGGAGGCATGATGGGCGGCCATGGAGGCTATGGCGGCGGGTACGGCCACCACGGCGGCAAGTTCAAGCACGGGAAGCACGGCCACGGCAAGTTCAAGCACGGCAAGCATGGGAAGCACGGCATGTTCGGCGGCGGCGGAAAGTTCAAGAAGTGGAAGTAA
- the LOC123180127 gene encoding UPF0014 membrane protein STAR2, with amino-acid sequence MATAASLHLAQEVDPWAPGFWRDFAVGMLKPLAATAVVAMAVALSFTQRLGVEAEMLYAIARSFLQLSVIGFVLHFIFTQSSALWILLAYLFMVTVAGYTAGRRARQVPRGGYIAGVSILAGTAVTMFLLVVLSVFPFTPRYIIPVAGMMVGNAMTVTGVTMKKLHEDVKTQRSLVETALALGATPRQATAQQVRRSLVIALSPVIDNAKTVGLIALPGAMTGLIMGGASPLEAIQLQIVVMNMLMGASTVSSILSTYLCWPAFFTKAFQIDDSVFAD; translated from the exons atggcgacggcggcgtcgcTGCACCTGGCGCAGGAGGTGGACCCGTGGGCGCCGGGGTTCTGGCGGGACTTCGCCGTGGGCATGCTCAAGCCGCTGGCGGCGACCGCCGTGGTGGCCATGGCGGTGGCGCTGAGCTTCACGCAGCGgctgggcgtggaggcggagatgctcTACGCCATCGCGCGCTCCTTCCTGCAGCTCTCGGTCATCGGCTTCGTGCTCCACTTCATCTTCACCCAGAGCAGCGCGCTCTGGATCCTGCTCGCCTACCTCTTCATGGTCACCGTCGCCGGCTACACCGCGGGGCGCCGCGCCCGGCAGGTCCCGCGCGGCGGGTACATCGCGGGCGTGTCCATCCTGGCCGGCACGGCCGTCACCATGTTCCTGCTCGTGGTGCTCAGCGTGTTCCCCTTCACGCCGAGGTACATCATCCCCGTCGCCGGCATGATGGTCGGCAACGCCATGACCGTCACCGGCGTCACCATGAAGAAGCTCCACGAGGACGTCAAGACGCAGCGGAGCCTC GTGGAGACGGCGCTGGCGCTGGGGGCGACGCCGCGGCAGGCGACGGCGCAGCAGGTGCGCCGGTCGCTGGTGATCGCGCTGTCGCCGGTGATTGACAACGCCAAGACGGTGGGGCTGATCGCGCTGCCGGGGGCCATGACGGGGCTCATCATGGGCGGCGCGTCGCCGCTGGAGGCCATCCAGCTGCAGATCGTGGTGATGAACATGCTCATGGGGGCCTCCACCGTCAGCAGCATCCTCTCCACCTACCTCTGCTGGCCGGCCTTCTTCACCAAGGCCTTCCAGATCGACGACTCCGTCTTCGCCGACTAG
- the LOC123180130 gene encoding uncharacterized protein translates to MGFIQSTFSLLVGAAGGIYIAQNYDVPNIKNYMQGLMGKAKELDHAYKKPEDGSKNKA, encoded by the coding sequence ATGGGTTTCATCCAGAGCACCTTCTCGCTCCTTGTCGGCGCGGCGGGCGGCATCTACATCGCCCAGAACTACGACGTCCCCAACATCAAGAACTACATGCAGGGCCTGATGGGCAAGGCCAAGGAGCTGGACCATGCCTACAAGAAGCCCGAGGATGGCAGCAAGAACAAGGCTTAG